The proteins below come from a single Aegilops tauschii subsp. strangulata cultivar AL8/78 chromosome 6, Aet v6.0, whole genome shotgun sequence genomic window:
- the LOC141026234 gene encoding uncharacterized protein — translation MDTPSSSSSGARSSGSAPLLPIKPEPQETSLRRCTRGGNLVIKEGARVPSPPPGFEPEGHVRAHHKEKPEHRWFANSDNTDVLYCCECNQEVPLKVFKYRPSQNKGTAKSAEASTELGPNTKTLDPKDDDGLDKKEVVTPQQIEPVEVEGKGSSSSSSPHSEDDDGLDKKEVVTPQMKLVEAEDKGSSNPSSPHSEDITKEPVSICQSEEIAKEDVAKCNVIRGLPNAGNTCFFNAMLQCLLALDPPRSIMMGRNVCTGPIAALFKELFVDTSASSNAKDFLDQRKLFTYMKRKMKHEDEARQPSMDASKKVTIVNSIFAGEESSAISSTEYVHGSDKRERTLLFRLPIPHRKHHAVASRSNNKADAEVHGGDDPVSIEHCFSLYTEKELIPDWFCRSCTDTANTNTSETKTVVESGGDDNQNNQKQETTKVSRAARKRLLITRAPDVMVVSLMRQQSAPNIVGYVKLEGHVRFKEILDMQPYMDKRFDENDNNTYRLVGVAQHIGDRKGGHYIVYVRASKMNGQEHLSNDKSWFYASDKIIREASLQEVLGCEAYILLYERCSTHEAQSSSANVTSEEPRLGGCGSREMYILYSHLLSQSKDLAMGVCNGDERLRVKLTEIARNYMLKLVTSLNMVVTESTRNLMQQLDLRFLEMPNKYEELKESLGADLLRNMDVYGHVGEQIMIPLRDKCALIQGLTEYVISKHRAGYSWEGNFGIEDMDVYDGKYKKKASDACKQRAQRMHAESIKIPPPIHPEDPDSPLPETILIDSFGYLSDRTNATTASGRRSRTKKKGKRILVTF, via the exons ATGGACACGCCGTCCTCGTCGTCCTCGGGCGCCCGCTCCTCCGGGTCGGCGCCGCTCCTCCCGATCAAACCCGAGCCGCAGGAGACGTCGCTCCGTCGGTGCACCCGCGGCGGCAACCTCGTCATTAAGGAGGGCGCCCGCGTCCCTTCTCCCCCTCCCG GATTCGAGCCAGAGGGCCATGTTAGAGCACATCACAAGGAGAAACCTGAGCATCGGTGGTTTGCCAACTCCGATAATACGGATGTACTCTACTGTTGTGAGTGTAACCAGGAGGTTCCTCTCAAGGTTTTTAAGTATCGTCCATCACAAAACAAAGGCACAGCGAAATCAGCAGAAGCTTCAACTGAGTTAGGGCCAAACACCAAGACACTTGATCCGAAGGATGATGATGGTTTGGACAAGAAGGAGGTGGTGACACCGCAGCAGATAGAACCGGTGGAGGTGGAGGGCAAGGGATCCAGCAGTTCGTCATCTCCTCACTCGGAGGATGATGATGGTTTGGACAAGAAGGAAGTGGTGACACCGCAGATGAAACTGGTGGAGGCGGAGGACAAGGGATCCAGCAATCCATCATCCCCTCACTCGGAGGACATAACCAAGGAGCCTGTTTCCATATGCCAGTCAGAGGAGATAGCCAAGGAGGACGTCGCCAAATGTAATGTCATCAGGGGGCTGCCGAATGCCGGCAACACCTGTTTTTTCAATGCCATGCTGCAGTGCTTATTGGCCCTTGACCCACCGCGCAGCATAATGATGGGAAGAAACGTTTGCACAGGGCCAATTGCTGCACTTTTCAAGGAGCTCTTTGTCGACACAAGTGCTTCAAGCAATGCAAAAGACTTCCTTGACCAAAGAAAACTGTTTACATAT ATGAAGAGGAAGATGAAGCACGAAGATGAAGCACGTCAACCTTCAATGGATGCTTCAAAGAAGGTCACAATTGTTAATTCTATCTTTGCGGGCGAGGAGTCTAGTGCTATATCCAGCACAGAATATGTACACGGTTCCGATAAACGTGAAAGGACCCTTCTATTCCGACTGCCAATTCCACATAGGAAGCACCATGCTGTAGCTTCCAGAAGCAACAATAAAGCTGATGCTGAGGTGCATGGTGGTGATGATCCTGTATCAATTGAGCATTGCTTCTCTTTGTACACTGAGAAAGAGTTGATACCTGATTGGTTCTGTCGGTCTTGCACTGATACAGCTAATACAAACACATCTGAAACAAAAACTGTCGTGGAGTCAGGTGGTGACGATAACCAAAATAACCAGAAACAGGAAACAACAAAAGTTTCCAGAGCTGCAAGGAAAAGACTGCTTATAACCAGAGCTCCAGATGTAATGGTGGTTAGTTTGATGAGGCAACAAAGTGCTCCTAATATTGTTGGGTATGTTAAATTGGAAGGACATGTGCGCTTCAAGGAGATTCTTGATATGCAGCCATACATGGACAAAAG ATTTGACGAGAATGACAATAACACCTACCGTCTAGTTGGTGTTGCTCAACACATTGGAGATCGGAAAGGAGGTCATTATATTGTGTATGTAAGGGCTAGCAAGATGAATGGTCAGGAACATCTAAGCAATGACAAGTCTTGGTTTTATGCAAGCGATAAGATAATCAGAGAAGCAAGTTTGCAGGAAGTTCTTGGTTGCGAGGCCTACATTCTTTTATATGAGAGG TGTTCAACTCATGAAGCCCAATCTTCTTCTGCCAATGTCACGAGTGAGGAACCTAGACTTGGCG GTTGTGGATCAAGGGAGATGTACATCCTCTACTCGCATCTCTTGAGTCAATCAAAGGACCTTGCAATGGGAGTCTGCAATGGTGACGAAAG GCTGAGGGTGAAGTTAACAGAAATTGCCAGGAATTATATGCTGAAACTTGTAACGAGTTTGAACATGGTGGTGACAGAATCCACAAGGAATTTAATGCAGCAACTTGACCTAAGATTTCTTGAAATGCCCAACAA GTATGAAGAGTTGAAGGAGTCTCTTGGCGCTGATTTGCTTAGAAATATGGATGTCTATGGTCATGTTGGGGAGCAAATTATGATACCTTTGCGTGATAAATGCGCCTTGATCCAGGGACTTACTGAATATGTGATTAGCAAGCACAGAGCTGGGTACTCATGGGAAGGCAATTTTGGCATAGAAGATATGGATGTCTATGACGGCAAG TATAAAAAAAAGGCGAGCGACGCGTGCAAGCAGCGGGCTCAACGCATGCATGCGGAGTCAATCAAG ATCCCTCCGCCTATCCACCCCGAGGATCCGGATTCTCCTCTCCCGGAGACCATCCTCATCGACTCGTTCGGCTACCTCAGCGACCGCACCAACGCCACCACCGCCAGTGGCCGCAGGAGCAGgaccaagaagaagggcaagcgCATCCTGGTCACCTTCTAG